A window from Centropristis striata isolate RG_2023a ecotype Rhode Island chromosome 2, C.striata_1.0, whole genome shotgun sequence encodes these proteins:
- the tmem39a gene encoding transmembrane protein 39A, whose product MPGGRRGPSRQQLSRSALPSLQTLVGGNLGNGTGLRNRSSNSVGLSAPPLSALITPEPVRHSRIPELPLDSSLLFEFLLFLYLLVALFVQYINIYRTVWWYPYSHPAASTSLNFHLMDYHLAIFITVMLARRLVWTIVSEVSQSSGRSLLRYVVLIAARLSLLTMCGWVLCWTLVNLCKTHSVLNLLFLGYPFGVYVPLCCFHQEGGKSQTASADCDYPADHQQTDLAETPFFRPRDFLFLLRENLREQFSSPPHMPTHTCPPHTHSHTPELIRAEVEELKSDFNRRIKEVLFNSLFSAYYVAFLPLCFVKSTQYYDMRWSCEHLIMVWINAFVMLMSQLLPPSYCDLLHRSAAHLGRWQKLEHGSYSNAPQHVWSESTIWPQGVLVRHSRSLYKAVGPYNVALPSDVSHARFYFLFHKPLRILNLLIWIESSVVLYQLYSLLRSERWNHTLSLGLILFCNYYVLFKLLRDRIVLGKAYSYPLSSNSLGLKSQ is encoded by the exons ATGCCAGGAGGTCGCAGGGGCCCCAGCAGACAGCAGCTAAGTCGCTCTGCTCTGCCATCCCTGCAGACCCTCGTTGGAGGCAACCTCGGCAATGGTACAGGCCTCAGGAACAG GAGCAGTAACTCGGTGGGTCTGTCTGcgccccctctctctgccctcaTCACCCCGGAGCCAGTCCGGCACTCGAGGATCCCTGAGCTGCCGTTGGACAGCAGCCTGCTGTTTGAGTTCCTGCTCTTTCTTTATTTGCTGGTGGCCTTGTTTGTCCAGTACATAAACATCTACAGGACAGTGTGGTGGTACCCATACAGCCACCCTGCTGCCTCTACCTCGCTc AACTTTCATCTAATGGACTACCACCTGGCCATCTTCATCACAGTGATGTTGGCCAGGAGGCTTGTTTGGACAATCGTTTCAGAG GTGTCTCAAAGCAGCGGCAGATCTCTGCTCCGCTACGTGGTTCTGATCGCAGCTCGGCTCAGCCTGCTCACCATGTGCGGCTGGGTGCTCTGCTGGACGCTGGTCAACCTCTGCAAGACCCACTCTGTGCTCAACCTCCTCTTCCTGGGATACCC GTTCGGTGTGTACGTCCCGCTTTGCTGTTTCCATCAGGAGGGGGGGAAAAGCCAAACGGCATCGGCTGACTGCGATTACCCCGCCGACCACCAGCAGACCGACCTAGCAGAGACCCCGTTCTTTCGACCACGTGACTTCCTCTTCTTGTTGCGAGAGAACCTCAGAGAGCAGTTTTCCAGCCCGCCACACATGCCCACGCACACCtgcccaccacacacacactcgcacacaccgGAGTTGATTCGAGCCGAGGTGGAGGAGCTGAAGAGCGACTTCAACCGGCGAATCAAGGAAGTGTTGTTCAACTCACTGTTCAGTGCTTACTACGTCGCCTTCCTGCCTCTCTGCTTCGTTAAG AGCACCCAGTACTATGACATGCGGTGGTCATGTGAGCACCTGATCATGGTGTGGATCAATGCGTTTGTGATGCTGATGAGTCAGCTGCTGCCCCCCAGCTACTGCGACCTGCTTCATCGCTCTGCGGCTCACCTAGGCCGCTGGCAGAAACTGGAGCACGGCTCGTACAGCAACGCACCTCAGCATGT GTGGTCAGAAAGTACCATTTGGCCTCAGGGGGTTTTGGTACGACACAGCCGATCTCTGTATAAGGCGGTCGGACCATATAATGTCGCTCTGCCCTCTGATGTTTCCCATGCAAGGTTTTAT TTCCTGTTCCACAAGCCATTGCGGATCCTAAACCTGCTGATCTGGATCGAGTCCAGTGTGGTTTTGTACCAGTTATACTCCCTGCTGCGCTCCGAGCGCTGGAACCACACGTTGTCTCTCGGCCTTATTCTCTTCTGCAACTACTATGTCCTTTTTAAACTGCTCCGAGACCGCATTGTGCTGGGCAAAGCCTACTCCTACCCTCTGTCCTCCAACAGTTTGGGGCTCAAGTCACAGTAA